The following are encoded in a window of Anoplopoma fimbria isolate UVic2021 breed Golden Eagle Sablefish chromosome 3, Afim_UVic_2022, whole genome shotgun sequence genomic DNA:
- the LOC129089198 gene encoding apolipoprotein D-like, giving the protein MNTIQVISLTLLSVLAANAQVIMPGRCPKPAVQENFDAAKYLGKWYDIQRLPHAFQKGECCTATYSLQSPGVVGVLNSELLADGTINSISGSATAKDPSEPAKLLVSFFKYSPAAPYWVLSTDYDNYSLVYSCTDLGVLHVEFAWIMSRHPTLPDETLEELHSTLSSIGVKVDKLLTTNQDAAYCSAMDQ; this is encoded by the exons ATGAATACCATCCAGGTGATTTCCCTCACTCTGCTGTCCGTTTTGGCGGCCAACGCTCAGGTCATCATGCCAGGTAGATGCCCCAAGCCCGCCGTTCAGGAGAACTTTGATGCTGCCAAG TATCTTGGTAAATGGTACGATATCCAGAGACTGCCACATGCCTTCCAGAAGGGTGAGTGCTGCACTGCCACCTACAGCCTGCAGAGCCCCGGAGTCGTTGGTGTCTTGAACAGCGAGCTGCT tgcTGATGGGACCATTAACTCCATCAGTGGATCTGCCACAGCGAAGGACCCCTCTGAGCCTGCCAAGCTGCTGGTCTCCTTCTTTAAAT ACTCTCCCGCTGCTCCTTACTGGGTGCTGTCCACCGACTACGACAACTACTCTCTGGTCTACAGCTGCACAGACCTCGGCGTGCTCCATGTGGAGTTTGCCTGGATCATGAGCAGACATCCCACCCTGCCCGACGAGACCCTCGAGGAGCTGCACAGCACGCTGTCCTCCATCGGAGTCAAGGTGGACAAGCTGCTCACCACCAACCAGGATGCAGCTTACTGCAGCGCCATGGACCAGTAA